A region of Desulforegula conservatrix Mb1Pa DNA encodes the following proteins:
- a CDS encoding DUF3606 domain-containing protein: MSDNLKRKKPEDPTKINTHQEWELDYWSKELGVTKEKIKEAVKKVGNSTDKVRQYLGK, translated from the coding sequence ATGTCTGACAATTTAAAAAGAAAAAAGCCTGAAGACCCAACAAAAATTAATACTCATCAAGAGTGGGAGCTTGACTACTGGTCAAAAGAATTAGGTGTAACCAAGGAAAAAATTAAAGAAGCTGTAAAAAAAGTCGGCAACAGTACTGATAAAGTCAGGCAGTATTTAGGCAAATAA